Within the Medicago truncatula cultivar Jemalong A17 chromosome 4, MtrunA17r5.0-ANR, whole genome shotgun sequence genome, the region ttttttttaaatatattcgtttctttgaatttaatttttttttagttttttaaaatataaatcacGTGTAAACTATTTTGTGAGTGTGacaagtacaaaaaaaaaaaaaaaaaccacgtAAGTGCCACATCAAAGATTCTGCGGAGTTAATGAGTTTAGGGGGCAAATTtgaaaaatctttattttataaggaccgaatctaaaaaaaaagttacaggGGGCAAAACAAAAGGTGTCATATATTatagggggtaaaacactattaacccttaaattatttgacaaaacaaAAAGTCAGCAAAATTAACTCGATCGAGCCTATTTCCATGAATTCCATCCATACCCTCGACTTATCAAGCAGCAACAGAGAAACTCTTCTATGGTCACAACctcaaataaaaatgattttatttttagtattttatgtGAGTGTGCctaaggctgtgtttggtaacataaataagctaacttatagcttgttggactaacttataaacttgttttgataaaatgagatgtgtttggtaaGAGGTAGGGGTGTTTGCGATGCGGTTTGTTTCGGTTTTGAAGctaaaagtcatccaaaccgcAAGATAAACAAgtatgcggtttggtttggttcggttgacttataaaataaaatatgaaccaaaccaaaccaaaccaatgcggtttggattgAATCGGTTTGTGCGGTTTTTTTAGACAATAATTCTTTCTAAAACGCCACATATTTTcagcaatgttttaaatttcatccaacattataattttatttccaTCCAACGATGTTCCCAACTACGTAGACCAAATTTAAACGCGGACAAAAAGTAATCATTTTTTTGTAAGAAATACAAAAGactaaaaaatttgttattCTCTAAGAGTTCAagtaatacataaataaatttttgaaagaaaaaggaaagaagaaacttaacaagagaaaaaatatgtcattttattaaagtttcTATTGAGTTTATATGAGTATTGGTCCAagtgatatatatttaattagtgtttttcttatattgcggtttggtttggtttggttcggttagTAAAATCAAAAtcccaaaccaaaccaaacaatgCGGTTGAGTAAAAAATTGATCCGAATACATCCGAACCAAATGCGATTTTTTGCggtttcggtttggattggtttggtttgcggtttttctattggattgGTTCTGTTTTGAACACCTCTAGCAAGAAGTTTTTCTCACTAGCTTATAGAGTTTTCTAAgaagctaattcaagtagcttttgagcttatagcttgtagctttccactttttattccatttgtaacctttaatattattttttattaaaaaaactacccACGCTAAAGAAATAAACTTCCCACGTAatgcttattttttattttatttttacagtttGTTGGtttctatttgatttgttttttactGTTGGTTGAAATATTGGTctagatttgatttttttattaggtCTCTCTTTCTATTAAATTCAtatctaaatatttatttattccttcaaaaaagtatatataaatatttatcattattttttcttttaacatatttaataatataaatcaaaagaaataattttccataaaaatattttgaaataaattaaaattattaagatAAATTCTTAGTTAAAATATTAAtgggtaaaaaaaattgaattttttttaaaaattaaatttataatatatttaacatatatttacttttaagtcattttatatttattaataactttaaaaaattaattttaccaaacactttaatttaaaTCAGCAAGCTTTTTGACTATAAGCTTTCGACTATCGATCATcagttataaaataatttttcattatcagttagcttataacttaatttaccaaacacacctaaatcttttttatttgggGTCATGTAGAGTTTCTCGGTCAGCAGCAACAATGCCCCAAATCTATCTTCCCGCCAATTATATAATGCTGTTCAAACCGTTTTTTCCTCTCTTCAGTCAACATTTCGCATTTCCCTCGaatcttcttcttcactcttCCCTTTCATTCTCTCACCCCCCTCTCTCTTCAACCCTTCGCCACACAATGTCATCAGAACCACCACCCTCCGCCTTTGACAAACTCTTGTCCGGCGCACGCGCCTCCAAGAAGAAACTACCACCTCCATCATCTTCCAAGAAACGAAAAGCTCCTACTCCTCCCCCTTCTTCATCCCCACACAAAACCCTAGAAACCGTTATAAACCCTAATAACAACCTCAAAACCGTTCAAAATCCCGAAGAAACCGTTCATGAAGATCCATCGAGCAAGATCCGCAacacttcatcttcttccaacGGGATAGTCGCTGAATTGAAGGAAAAAGTTCCGGAGCTGAAGAAGAAACCGGAGAATTTCGATCCGAGTTCGGTTGTTTGCTGGGAGAAAAACAAACCTGTGCcgtttttgtttctctctttagCGTTTGATTTGATTAGCAAAGAGAGGGGAAGAATTGTGATCACTGAGATTGTGTGTAATCTGTTGAGGACTGTGATACATGCCACACCTGATGATCTTGTTCCGGTTGTTTATCTTTCAGCGAATAAAATTGCGCCGGCGTATAAAGGGTTAGAGTTGGGAATCGGTGATGCTTCGATCATTAGGGCGCTTGCTGATGCGTGTGGAAGGACTGAGAAACATATTAAGTCTCAATATaaggttttttgttgttttaacttGGAAGTTATTGTGGATGCGGTATTgtttaaggctctgtttggtaaaaaatagtGAATAGTTGATAAGTTAGCTTATAGTGGATAGCTAATAAGCTAACTTATAGGTAATTGCGGATAAACTAACTGATTGAATTTACGGTGTCTGGTGAAATCTGCGATTGAActaacttataaatataaaatgacgtataaaagatatatttaattaatatttttttaattaagattaaagggttaaaattgagataaaaaatgataagctataagctacttgaattagcttatcaaaaaaTGCTAATAGTcagtaaaaataagctataaagcTCATGAGAAAGTGACGGTTACCAAACGTGTcttttttagtcaaatgagCTTATAAGACATAAGTTATAAGCGCAAGAACGTGTCTTGTCAAACTGACCCTAAGTAGATgctaattgtttatttttgttgacaGAAAAAGGGTGATTTAGGTTTAGTTGCACAAGCGAGCCGTTCTTCACAGACTACGATGCGGAAGCATGATGCTTTGACTATTAGGAAGGTTTTCGACACATTTCATCTTATTGCAAAGGTATTTTACTGTCAATTTTGGAGTTTAAGTTTGTGGGTTTGTATGTTTGCGATAATGGTTTGTTTTAGTATTGAACAGTAAGCAATGAAAGTTGGTTTTTCAATGCATAGGATAAACCTAAGTTATTAGATTATACTGTCAGTGTTGCTAAATATTGGCCATGAAGGATAGCGGTGAcggattttttttgacaatgtcACGGTCTATTTGTGAAAGGACGGCAGTACTATGGTGTCTATGCTGGATTTTTGGCTTTCTGTCATCCGCCATTGATATCACTTACTACAATTTAGTAAATGgttaatgttgttaaatagaGGCTATAGCAGCGATATACTACTTTAGTATAGCGGAATTTAGATAAACTGCTATTGCTCCGAGACacactatttagtacaaaatgttgtcaaatagcggctatagccCTATTGTATAGCGGAATTTTAACAATCAGCTACTATCTGCAATTGGCAACGATTGAAGAAGCCAATTGAAGTGCATGCCATTTTTCTGGTAATTAGTTTTATTTCTCTAATGTggtcaaaatatataattcacaGATGTGTTTGAGATAATCTGATGTGGAAGACTTGGACTTTTTATCTGTTCGTCTTTTGATATTTGTCGTTAAAACAAGACAACCATTTTCAGTTCGTTTTGTTTATACTCAATCACGGTTAGaagtttatttgttttgtatatTGCATGCACCAAAATTATGTGTCTGAGAGAGTTTCCTTTGTTATAGATTTTCTATTTCTATCTTGCAGGCATATGTCTTTTGCTAAAGCTAAggcttaataatttttttgctggatgttagtttttgttgtttaaaTCGGTTGTTCTGTGTTTATGTTGGAAGTTAATATACATGGTCTGTATTCTATAAAATAGGGAACAATGAATTTGTTGGGGATTTGTTACAATCTTTGGTCGAGAGTTAGAGTTTGCTACTGAGTTGACCTTATTTATAAATGTCCGCAGGAATCTGGAAAAGACAGtcaagagaagaaaaagaatcacATAAAGTCACTCCTTTTCGCTGCAACTGATTGTGAACCTCTATATATAATCCGTTTGCTACAGGTTGCAATTCTTCTGTTATTCAAATAATCCGGTGGGTTAACTTCTCGATGTTAATTACTTGGATTTGTTTTCCAGACAAAATTGCGAATTGGATATGCTGAGCAAACTCTCTTGGCTGCATTAGGCCAAGCTGCAGTGCACACAGAAGAGCATTCTAACCCGCCTCCAGGAATTAAGTCTCCTTTAGAAGAGGTAAGCTAATCTTACGAATGGCGATATGTGCTTTAGTTTTAAACCTAGGCGTCCGTGCATACTGCATTATGATGATGATACTAACCTTTTTcttatatgtatatgttttcattttgcatCAGGCAGCAAAGATTGTTAAAAAAGTCTATTCTGTTCTTCCCGATTATGACAAAATTGTGTCTGCACTCCTTAAGGATGGTGTATGGGAACTTCCAAAGAAGTGTGATTTTACTCCTGGTGTTCCGGTTGGGCCTATGCTGTCAAAAGCAACCAAGAGTGTATCTGAAATTCTAAATAAGTTCCAGGGTGTAGAGTTTACGTGTGAGTACAAATACGATGGAGAGCGTGCTCAGGTGGTGCTTCATAGTCATATATTCCATTAGAATGCTCTGCTTATGATACTTATTATGTGCAATAACATTAGTTGTATCGAGACAGATACATTTCTTGGAGAATGGCTCAGTAGAGATTTACAGTAGAAATGCTGAACGGAACACTGGGAAGTATCCTGATGTTATTGCTGCAGTTTCAAGGTAAAAATTATCAAACTCGGTTGTAAATATTATGTTTGAGGTCTGATAGTATCTGTTTGTGCCAATTATGAACATTTTCCGAACAACTTGAAGCTGCATATAACAAAATTGTTGAAGTTTAAGggttttaatcttttttttgaacaagtaagggttttaatctttaaattacaaaagGAGAACAAACAGTGGAGAAGCTTGCACAATGTTTACAAGGGGGccaaatgcaaagaaaaaattaaatatatttataaaactGATATATTAAGCTTCAACAATAAGCTAAATAAATTCACATAATTTTACTTAAATGAAAcggaaacaaagaaaataaaaacgaaCAATAGTTAATTATAAAAGTTGAGCTTGACGGCCTTTTAATTAAGAAGTCAAATTTATCCATAGTTGAC harbors:
- the LOC11410741 gene encoding DNA ligase 1 isoform X1; protein product: MLFKPFFPLFSQHFAFPSNLLLHSSLSFSHPPLSSTLRHTMSSEPPPSAFDKLLSGARASKKKLPPPSSSKKRKAPTPPPSSSPHKTLETVINPNNNLKTVQNPEETVHEDPSSKIRNTSSSSNGIVAELKEKVPELKKKPENFDPSSVVCWEKNKPVPFLFLSLAFDLISKERGRIVITEIVCNLLRTVIHATPDDLVPVVYLSANKIAPAYKGLELGIGDASIIRALADACGRTEKHIKSQYKKKGDLGLVAQASRSSQTTMRKHDALTIRKVFDTFHLIAKESGKDSQEKKKNHIKSLLFAATDCEPLYIIRLLQTKLRIGYAEQTLLAALGQAAVHTEEHSNPPPGIKSPLEEAAKIVKKVYSVLPDYDKIVSALLKDGVWELPKKCDFTPGVPVGPMLSKATKSVSEILNKFQGVEFTCEYKYDGERAQIHFLENGSVEIYSRNAERNTGKYPDVIAAVSRLKKTTVSSFILDCELVAYDHGKQTILPFQVLSTRSRKNVAKSDIKVAVCVFAFDLLHLNGHKLFQENLKIRREHLYTSFEEESGFLQFATSTTSNDVEEIQEFFDKAIEASCEGLIVKTLHEDATYEPSKRSNNWLKLKKDYTDNLGDSLDLVPIGAFHGRGKRTGVYGAFLVACYDNERNEFQSIVRLATGFKEQELKERSTILRSKVIPKPKAYYSCGESINPDVWLEASEVWEVKAADLTISPVYRAAEGKVDSVKGISLRFPRFIRVRPDKTPEQSSSSEQIAEMYNAQKLNHTGQQDDDEDD
- the LOC11410741 gene encoding DNA ligase 1 isoform X2, with protein sequence MLFKPFFPLFSQHFAFPSNLLLHSSLSFSHPPLSSTLRHTMSSEPPPSAFDKLLSGARASKKKLPPPSSSKKRKAPTPPPSSSPHKTLETVINPNNNLKTVQNPEETVHEDPSSKIRNTSSSSNGIVAELKEKVPELKKKPENFDPSSVVCWEKNKPVPFLFLSLAFDLISKERGRIVITEIVCNLLRTVIHATPDDLVPVVYLSANKIAPAYKGLELGIGDASIIRALADACGRTEKHIKSQYKKKGDLGLVAQASRSSQTTMRKHDALTIRKVFDTFHLIAKESGKDSQEKKKNHIKSLLFAATDCEPLYIIRLLQTKLRIGYAEQTLLAALGQAAVHTEEHSNPPPGIKSPLEEAAKIVKKVYSVLPDYDKIVSALLKDGVWELPKKCDFTPGVPVGPMLSKATKSVSEILNKFQGVEFTCEYKYDGERAQIHFLENGSVEIYSRNAERNTGKYPDVIAAVSRLKKTTVSSFILDCELVAYDHGKQTILPFQVLSTRSRKNVAKSDIKVAVCVFAFDLLHLNGHKLFQENLKIRREHLYTSFEEESGFLQFATSTTSNDVEEIQEFFDKAIEASLGDSLDLVPIGAFHGRGKRTGVYGAFLVACYDNERNEFQSIVRLATGFKEQELKERSTILRSKVIPKPKAYYSCGESINPDVWLEASEVWEVKAADLTISPVYRAAEGKVDSVKGISLRFPRFIRVRPDKTPEQSSSSEQIAEMYNAQKLNHTGQQDDDEDD